A single region of the Deinococcus planocerae genome encodes:
- a CDS encoding ATP-binding cassette domain-containing protein produces the protein MTGPLVELRDVTVRAGGRTLLEDVTLCLHPGEALRLSGPNGGGKTTLLRLLAGEVAPVGGERVYRLGGEVRRSAVRARRTLSVVGPDAEAFYLTREWAQTVRDVLLAGFEGDTLRLWEATPEALARLEEVASLTGVGPLLGRDFRTLSHGQRRRAVLARALMPRPEAVLLDEFTDGLSGKARAELGGVLTRVHGAGVAVVLATHRPEEAPPLPWRTLHVREGRVTAEGGPPTAADADEFLPVPPGSGDLVRLRNVQVYRNGHLALGPLSWTWEAGQHWLVTGENGSGKSTLARLIAGEFHPALGGTVERPYLARDLLTSRRRTIGLVGAEVGIRQRREWTGQDVIGSAWGGTEGFAQGLTPGQAGRVEALAAHLGVTELLPRSAGTLSQGQLRRLLLARSVAHAPRLLILDEGLDFLDTEARTRFLALLPGLARNGTHVMVIAHRPADAPPGLSHHLHLGGGQVVFSRLL, from the coding sequence ATGACGGGGCCGCTGGTGGAACTCAGGGACGTGACGGTGCGCGCGGGCGGGCGAACGTTGCTGGAAGACGTGACCCTCTGCCTGCACCCCGGCGAGGCCCTGCGCCTGAGCGGTCCGAACGGCGGCGGCAAGACGACCCTGCTGCGGCTGCTCGCCGGGGAGGTGGCCCCGGTGGGTGGGGAGCGCGTCTACCGGCTGGGAGGCGAGGTGCGGCGGTCGGCGGTGCGGGCGCGGCGCACCCTCTCGGTCGTGGGGCCGGACGCCGAGGCCTTCTACCTCACGCGCGAGTGGGCCCAGACCGTGCGCGACGTGCTCCTGGCGGGCTTCGAGGGCGACACGCTGCGGCTGTGGGAGGCCACCCCGGAAGCCCTCGCGCGGCTGGAGGAGGTCGCCTCTTTGACGGGCGTAGGCCCGCTTCTGGGCCGCGACTTCCGCACCCTCAGCCACGGGCAGCGGCGGCGGGCTGTTCTCGCCCGCGCCCTGATGCCGCGCCCCGAGGCCGTGCTCCTCGACGAATTCACCGACGGGCTGAGCGGCAAGGCGAGGGCGGAACTGGGCGGCGTGCTGACGAGGGTGCATGGGGCGGGCGTCGCCGTCGTGCTCGCCACCCACAGGCCGGAGGAGGCCCCACCGCTGCCCTGGCGGACACTGCACGTGAGGGAGGGGCGGGTCACGGCGGAGGGCGGGCCACCCACAGCGGCGGACGCGGACGAGTTTCTTCCCGTTCCGCCCGGCTCCGGCGACCTCGTGCGGCTGCGAAATGTACAGGTTTACCGTAACGGCCACCTCGCCCTCGGCCCGCTGAGCTGGACGTGGGAGGCCGGGCAGCACTGGCTCGTCACCGGGGAGAACGGCAGCGGCAAGAGCACCCTCGCGCGGCTGATTGCGGGGGAGTTCCACCCGGCCCTGGGCGGCACGGTCGAGCGGCCCTACCTGGCCCGCGACCTCCTGACCTCACGGCGGCGCACGATAGGACTGGTCGGTGCCGAGGTCGGCATCCGGCAGCGGCGCGAGTGGACGGGGCAGGACGTGATCGGCAGCGCGTGGGGCGGCACGGAGGGCTTCGCCCAGGGGCTCACGCCGGGGCAGGCCGGGCGGGTGGAGGCGCTCGCCGCGCACCTCGGCGTCACCGAGTTGCTCCCCCGCAGCGCCGGGACGCTCTCGCAGGGGCAACTGCGGCGCCTGCTCCTCGCCCGCTCGGTCGCGCACGCCCCCCGCCTCCTGATCCTCGACGAGGGGCTGGACTTTCTGGACACGGAGGCCCGCACCCGCTTCCTCGCGCTGCTGCCGGGGCTCGCCAGAAACGGCACGCACGTCATGGTGATCGCCCACCGCCCTGCGGACGCGCCGCCGGGTCTGAGCCACCACCTGCACCTGGGGGGCGGACAGGTGGTGTTCAGCCGACTCCTATAA
- a CDS encoding HAD hydrolase family protein translates to MTTPRLLPASLPLLLAFDLDGTLIPDQGREVPGASVEALARLKGLGVRVAIITGRDTAPRPVREAVQPDAIASNNGGRIEVGEELRAEARFNPGELEAVLAHELEDARVVVFTQETLYIDLPPGREPEPWMRMRSWRPLAEAPTDGVLKVGFYHPGVRDFAARLKAKHPGLVMTGAQPPYDHFLTVTPVGAHKGAALTLIAEALDIPLERTVAFGDSDNDEAMLELAGYAVQLGNLPLLARHAHAQVAGPEALGAFLDALADRLEGKVSQPQTGGL, encoded by the coding sequence GTGACCACGCCCCGTCTCCTGCCCGCCAGCTTGCCGCTGCTCCTCGCCTTCGACCTCGACGGCACCCTGATTCCCGACCAGGGCCGCGAGGTGCCGGGGGCGAGCGTGGAGGCGCTGGCGCGGCTGAAGGGGTTGGGCGTACGGGTGGCGATCATCACCGGGCGGGACACCGCCCCCCGGCCCGTGCGCGAGGCCGTGCAGCCCGACGCCATCGCCTCCAACAACGGAGGTCGCATCGAGGTCGGCGAGGAACTGCGCGCCGAGGCCCGCTTCAACCCCGGCGAGCTGGAGGCGGTGCTCGCGCACGAGCTGGAGGACGCCCGCGTCGTGGTCTTTACGCAGGAAACCCTCTACATCGACCTCCCGCCGGGCCGCGAGCCCGAGCCGTGGATGCGGATGCGCTCCTGGCGCCCCCTCGCCGAGGCGCCCACCGACGGCGTGCTCAAGGTGGGCTTCTACCACCCCGGCGTGAGGGACTTCGCCGCCCGTCTGAAGGCCAAGCACCCCGGCCTCGTGATGACGGGGGCCCAGCCTCCCTACGACCACTTCCTGACCGTCACCCCGGTCGGCGCGCACAAGGGGGCGGCCCTCACCCTGATCGCGGAGGCGCTGGACATTCCCCTGGAGCGCACCGTCGCCTTCGGCGACAGCGACAACGACGAGGCGATGCTCGAACTCGCCGGGTACGCCGTGCAGCTCGGGAATCTGCCCCTCCTCGCCCGCCACGCCCACGCGCAGGTGGCGGGGCCGGAGGCGCTGGGGGCCTTTCTCGACGCGCTGGCCGACCGGCTGGAGGGGAAAGTTTCGCAGCCGCAGACGGGCGGGTTATAG
- the rplS gene encoding 50S ribosomal protein L19, which produces MQSAVKVNRGAILRAVEQPHVKQGHPEFQPGDTVRVETKVVEGNRTRNQAFEGVVIAVNGTGSRKSFTVRKISFGEGVERVFPFSSPLLAKVTVLERGKVRRAKLYYLRELRGKAARIKSDRSRVMKDAARAKATAAAPAVTATEAGSDFTPVETLGE; this is translated from the coding sequence ATGCAGAGTGCCGTCAAAGTCAACCGTGGTGCGATCCTGCGCGCCGTCGAGCAGCCTCACGTCAAGCAGGGTCACCCCGAGTTCCAGCCGGGGGACACGGTGCGTGTCGAGACCAAGGTGGTCGAGGGCAACCGCACCCGCAACCAGGCCTTCGAGGGCGTGGTCATCGCCGTCAACGGCACGGGGAGCCGCAAGAGCTTCACCGTCCGCAAGATCAGTTTCGGTGAGGGCGTCGAGCGCGTCTTCCCCTTCAGCAGCCCCCTGCTCGCCAAGGTGACCGTGCTGGAGCGCGGTAAGGTGCGCCGGGCCAAGCTGTACTACCTGCGCGAGCTGCGCGGCAAGGCCGCCCGCATCAAGAGCGACCGCAGCCGCGTGATGAAAGACGCCGCCCGCGCCAAGGCGACCGCCGCCGCGCCCGCCGTTACGGCCACCGAGGCCGGGAGCGATTTCACGCCCGTCGAGACCCTCGGCGAGTAA